The Pirellulales bacterium region CTCGCTATGCTCGACCCTAGCAACCCTGCCGGCACGAGCCGTGTCGACACTTGTCCCTACCCTCCATCCCCTAATCCCTAACCTCTGATGTATTCGCCAACAATTCCCATGGGCGGACGTAAATCGGAAGCATTCTGTCCCCCCGCGGCTGTGAATCGCTCGGAAAACTTCGGGCAAACGTCACAGCTTGATGCGCAGAAAGGAGGAGTTTTGTCAGCAAATAAAAAATCCTGAACAGAAGCAAAAACCCCGAACCCACTTCTCGCTTCCTGCGGCGATTGTAAACCAAAATGCCGGAGAATTGCAAGCAAAAGTTTGCCGCTGCGGCGAGGTCCGGCCTGAGAATTGCGGCTTGAGTTACCAGGGCTTCACAAATTCCAGGGAACCGAACCATGATTCGCAAGCTAAGTTCCGGACATTACCGGCTGTATTCGCGGAAGAAAAATCCGAAAACCGGCAAGCGCCGCAACCTGGGCACGTTCAACAGCCGAGCCGCGGCCCAAAAGCATGAACGGGCGGTGCAGTTTTTTAAGCGCGGCGGATAACGAACCGTTAGTTATCGGCCATTTCAGGCGTATCGCGCTTCGATTGCCACACAGCCCAAATGAGCGCCACGGCGCTGACCACGACCGCGATCCAGAAGAAGCCGTCGAGCGGTTTCACTTCCAGGCCGGTCACGCCCAAACCCTGTAGCACCCCAATGGCGTTCTTATCATAGGGCAACACCAGGGCGATAATCAGCAGGCTGACCATGTTCATCACTTTAATGAGTGGATTGATGGCCGGGCCTGCGGTGTCTTTGAGCGGATCGCCCACTGTGTCACCAGTAATGGCGGCCTTGTGCTTTTCGCTCCCCTTGCCGGTGTTCTTTTCCATGTCGCGTGGTTCGTCTTCGACGGTTTTCTTGGCGTTATCCCACGCGCCGCCGGCGTTGGCCATGAACACGGCCAGCAACTGGCCTGACACGATGATGCCGGCCAAAAATCCAGCCAAGCCGATGACGCCCAAGCCGAAGCCAACGATGATGGGCACAAATAGCGCGAGCAGACCGGGTCCGACGAGTTCTTTTTGCGCCTCGCCGGTGCAAATGGCCACCACGCGGCCGTAGTTGGGCTTTTTCTTTCCTTCCCAAATTTCTTTATCGCGGAATTGCGCGCGGCACTCTTTTACAATTAAAAATGCCGCCCGGCCGACGGCGCGGATGGTCATCGAACTGAACAAGAACGGCACGGCGCCGCCGATGAGCAGGCCGATGAACAGCGTCGGGTTGGAAACGGTGAGCATGGCCGCGACGCCGTGATACACGGTCTCGGGAATGCCTTTATCTTCCCCTTTGCCACCGGAGCCGATGGTGACAATGAAACTGCTGAACAGCGATACGGCCGCAATCACGGCGGAGCCAATCGCAATACCCTTGGTGATGGCCTTGGTGGTGTTGCCCACCGCGTCGAGGTCAGCCAAGGTTTGGCGCGCCTCTTTGTATTTGGCTTCGCCCATGGCGGCTTTATCGTAACCCATTTCGCCAATGCCGTTGGCGTTGTCGGCTACGGGACCGAACACGTCCATCGAAATGGTGTTGCCCGTCAGCGTAAGCATGCCGATGCCGCACATCGCCACGCCAAACGCAATGAAGGTGGGCGTGGTGCCGGAATAAACCAGAGCGCTAGCCATAATGGCAGCCGCAATAATGAGCACGGCAGCCACGGTGCTTTCGTAACCGACGGCAAAACCTTGAATGATGTTGGTGGCGTGGCCGGTTTGACAACTCTTGGCTAAACTTTTCACCGGCGAGTATTCCGTGCCAGTGTAATACTCCGTGCATTTGTTCAAAAGCACGGCGAGAATGATGCCAATCAGGCACGTCCATGCCGGACGCATGTCGAGGCCGGCCACGCCGAATGTCGCCCACATAGGCAGGCCAGCGGTGACGTTATCGGCGGTAGCTCCAGGAAAGCCAGGAACCGCCTGTGTGTATTGCTGCAAATAAGCGGGCTCGAAATGCAGGTACAACAAACCCAAACCCATGAAGCCGACAATGCTGAGAATTGAGCCAATGATGAAGCCGCGGTTGACGCTTTTCATGGCTTCCGCGGCGGTGCCTTTGTCGCCCGCCTTCACGCTGTACGTGCTAATGATGCTGGCCACGACGCCGATGGCCCGCACCAACAAAGGAAAAATTACCCCTTTGTGGCCGAAGCTGGCGATGCCCAAAATCATGGCGGCGACAATCGTAACTTCGTAGCTTTCAAAAATGTCGGCCGCCATGCCGGCGCAATCGCCGACGTTGTCTCCCACGTTGTCGGCAATGGTGGCGGCGTTGCGCGGATCGTCTTCGGGAATGCCGGCTTCCAGCTTGCCGACTAGATCAGCGCCGACGTCCGCGGCCTTGGTGTAAATACCTCCACCGACACGCATGAACAAAGCCAGCAGCGTGCCGCCGAAGCCGAAGCCGAGCAGCGCTTGATAGGCGTTTTCGCCATATGCCAGGAAGATGATCGAGCCGCCGAGCAAACCTAGGCCATCGGTCAACATGCCCGTAACGGTGCCGGTGCGATAACCCAATTGCAATGCGCCGCCGAAGCTATCGCGTGCGGCAGCGGCCACTCGCAAGTTGCCGACGGTGGCCAATCGCATGCCGAAAAAGCCGACCATCGCGGAAAACGTGGAGCCAACCAAAAACGCAATGGCCCGCCCCCAAGAGATTTCTGGCGGCGCTCCGGAAGATTGCGCTGCAAAATACAGTGCCACAGTAATAATCACAATCAGCACGCCGACCACGCGAAACTGCTTGAACAAATAAGCATCGGCTCCTTCACGCACGGCATGTGCAATTTCCTGCATGCGGGGAGTGCCTTGATCGGCTTTCTTCACCTGGCCGACCAGCATCAACGCATACAACAACCCCGCCAGCGCGACGCCGACGTTCACTAATAGCAGAGTTTTTTCGACCGTGCTGAATTTGTCACTGGTCAATGGTTCCCAGAGCACAATGCCGCTGCCTTCGGCAGTAGCCGTTGGGCTGCCAACGGTGTCTGGCGCGGGTGGACCAGGTTGTGGCTGGGCATGGGCCGCACCTCCCGTCGCCAGCCACATGGCGCCAACCAATAGACCCACGACAAATAAAACCAACACCAGTAGCGGAAGCGGCTTGCGATTCATCATCTAACATCCCCGAAATCTAAAGAATTCTGGTCAATTTGTCAGTTCGTTAATCCGCACACGTTAAAGCACGCCAACCACTTACGTCAAGACGGGCCGGCGGCGACGGCGGCAGGGCCATGCCAGACACATCGGCAGGCATCGAAATATAGAACATTTGGCGTTCAATTTGACGTGAAAATCATCATTTTCTGGGCTTCATTTGGCCGTGAACCGCAACCCAAAACGACATCGACGGCATAGTGAAAAACGGTTACCTTTCGCGACCTTGGCAGCTATCTGGGTAATGGGAACTGCGTGGAGAACGAGGCATGGATGCGATTTGGCTTTCGGCCGCAATCTGCGGAACGTGGAAACTTTGCAAACGGCTTGCGATGAGCCTGGCCTGTCTCCTGGCCCTCGGCGCGCTGGCGCTGCCAACAGCGCTGGCCGCTCGCGGCAGTGGCACAACGGGCTCGGCCAATTCGCGCTCTACTACCGTCGCTCCAGCGGCCGCTGGAAGCACGGCCAACGGCGTCGCTGGAGAAACAGGCAGCGTGGGGGGCACCAGTATTTCGCAGGCTCAGCCTGCAGTAGCGCCGCCCACCTCCAACGGAACGCCGGGGAACGATTCCAAAACCGACGCCGACAAATCGGACGCCGGCAATTTCACAGCCGATGCCATTGCCGCACGCATTAAGGAATTGGAAGCCGCCAGCGATGCCGATCAGCCGGATCGCGCCGCGCAATTGGAACTTTACCGGCAGGCGCTGGACGACTTGAAAAAGACCGACGCGGAAAAAGCCCGCATCACGGAATTGGAAAAGCAGCGCATCGCCGCACCCTATCAATTGGAAATCCGCCAGCGAGAAAGTGCTGCTAAATCGGCCGGGCAAACCAATACGGCCCCCGCGTTGCCGGCCGGCGCGCCGCTGGATCATTGGGAGCAAATGCTAAGCTCGGCCGAGCAAGATTTGGAAACTGCCCAGAAAACACTTGCCGCAAAAGAGAAAGAAAAGCAACGGCGAGCCGCGCGGCGTTTGGAAATTCCGCAAGCGATTGCCGCGGCACGGATCAAGCTCGACGAACTACACCAGGCTGCTTCGGATGCGTCAGCCGCCAGCCCAGATACCTCGGCGATCACCCAAGCGCGGCATGTGGCCAGGCATGCACGCCGGTTGGCGCTCGAAAGCGAAATTGCGCTGGCGGAAAAAGAACTCCAAGCCTACGACGCCACGGCGTCGGAATTGCTCAGCCTGGAGCAAGATGAGGCAGCACAGGCCGTGGAGGAAGCGCAACAACGGGTCGCTGCCTGGCAAGAGGCGGTGAACACACGCCGGGAAGCGGAAGCCAATCAGCAAGTGTCGGAAGCGCATTGGGCGGCGGCGGCGGCGGTGCCGGCCATTCGCCAACTAGCCGAAGACAACAGCGCCCTGGCCGACGAACGGCAGCAACTGGCCAAGACTGTCGCACAATTGGCCGGCGAGCGCGCAGCCGTCCTGGCCAAGCTCAGCAAAGTCAGCGATCAATTCAAGCAAGCCACCGATAAGCTCAGCGCCACCGGGTTGACTGAATCGATCGGTCAAATGCTGCTCAAACAGCGCAGCGAGTTGGGCCAGGTGGAAGCCGATCGTCATGCGCTGCGGCAGCGGCAAGATGAAATTTCCCGCGTGCAACTGGAACTGTTTGAATTTCAAGAACAGCAGGACGATTTGCGGAACCTGGATTCGCGCGTGAAGGAAATTTGCGGCAGTTTGCCCACAGGGACCGAAGTCAAGCCGGACGATGTACACCGCTTGTTGGATACAAAACGCAAATACTTGCAGGCCTTGGTCGAGGACGACAATTCATACTTCAGCGCTCTGGTTGACGTCGATTCCAAACAGCGCGAGTTGTTGACCAAAGCCGACGCCTTTCGCGATTACATCGACGAGCGCGTGTTATGGATTCGCAGCACGCACCCGCTGTCGCTGGGCGATGTCGGCAAGGCGGTTGCCGCGGTCGCCTGGTCGGTCAAACCGGCCAATTGGTGGGCTGCTTTGTCGGAATTGGCCGATGGCCTGCGCGGCAATGTGTTCTGGAGCCTGTTGGCCATCGCCCTGTTTGTGCCCTGGGTATGGGCGCAGCGCCGCTTGAGACAGGCAATTCTCCACTGGGGGCAGGCGCCGCCAGTGGAGAACAGTTCGCATGGGCATGCCGCGCTTCGCCGGGCCTGCCAGACGGCGGTCGCTACGCTGTTGATCGCTGCCGTGTGGCCGGCCATGGTGTGGTTCGTAGGCTGGCTCCTGGTCGGCGGAACCGCGGGCCACGGCGAATTTCCGGAAGCCTTGGGTGCCGCCTTGCAAACCACGGCTTGCGTCTTGTTGCCGCTGTTGTTGATTCGGCAAATTTGCCGCCACGATGGCTTAGCACAATCGCATTTCGGCTGGCCCGGGGATTTGCTGCTGGCACTGCGTAGGCAACTCACTTGGCTGGCGGTTTTCGGTACGCCGGCCATCTTAATCGTCACCATGCTGGAAGCGCAATCGGTCGATGCCTGGAAAGATTCGCTGGGCCGGATCGCGTTCATTGCCGGTCAATTACTCGCTGCCGGATTTGTGTATGCAGCCCTGAAGCCGCCGTTGGGAACGCTGCACCGCCTGATGGTGTTGCGATCGGATACTTGGACCAATCGCTTGGCGCTGCCGATGTTTTTCATCCTGCTGGCTTTGCCTTTGGCGCTGGCGGCCTTGGCGAGCGCAGGCTATTACTACACGGCGCTGCGGCTGGCCTGTCGGCTGCAAACTACGGTTTGGTTCATTTTGGGGTTGGTAACCGTCCATGCACTGGCCTCGATTTGGCTGACCGGCGTGTATCGTCGGCTGGCGATCAAAGCGGCGGCCCGCAAAATCAATTCGCTTCAGCCGCTGCATCGACACGCCGGATTCGCCGCTGGCGGCAGTTCGCCGACGCTACACCCATCGGCTGCCATCTCGCAACCAACGTATGCCATTGATGAAGAAAAAGTTGACGCCCAAACGCACCGGCTGCTGCACAACCTGGCGACTCTGGCTTTGGTTGTGGGTTTGTGTTGGGTGTGGTTCGATATGTTTCCGGCGCTGCAATTTTTCAACCAAGTAACGCTGTGGCATGATGCCAGCGATTCCAATCATCCCATCGACATCACGCTGGCCAACCTGTTGGCCGCCGGCATGATTGCGGCGCTAACGATTGTGGGAGCCGGCAATTTGCCCAGCCTGTTGGAAATTGCAGTTCTGGAGCGCGTCGCGCCCGACCACGGCATCCGCTACGCTTTGGTGGCGGTAACACGGTACATAATTGTCGTCGTGGGATTGGCTTTGGCCAGTGCCGCGATTGGCATCGGCTGGGGTAAGCTGCAATGGCTGATCGCGGCCATGTCGTTCGGACTGGGTTTCGGCTTGCAGGAGATTTTCGCCAATTTTATTTCCGGCCTGATTGTGCTGCTGGAACGGCCCATTCGCATTGGCGATACGGTCACCGTCGGCGATGTGACCGGCACCGTTTCGCGCATTCAAATGCGGGCCACCACGATTGTCGATGCCGACCGCAAGGAATTGATTTTGCCCAACAAAGATTTAATCAGCGGCCGGCTAGTGAATTGGACCTTAACCGATTCGGTCATTCGGCTGGTGGTGCGCGTGGGCGTGGCTTATGGCTCCGATACCGAACAAGCACAGCGCCTGCTGCTGGAAGTGGCTGCCCGCACGCCGGAAGTGTTAAAAACTCCGCCGCCGAAGGCCGTGTTCATGGGCTTTGGTGAAAAGTCGCTCGATTTTGAGTTACGGGTGTTCGTGGGCCACGTCGACGCGCTATTGCCCGTGCGGCATCAATTAAATATGGCGATCGACCGCTCGTTCCACGCCGCTAGGGTGGAACTGGCCTTTGCCCAAGCCGACACGTTCGTTCGCCATGTCGAGGAATCGCAAAGGGCACTATCGCAACCGGCGGAACAACCCAAAGCGGCGTAGCAGCGCAGCAGATTCAGCCGTTTATTCTGGCAAAGAGTTTCGTTTCCAAAGTATGCGCCGGCGGGCTATAATGACGAAGAGGTTATGCGATGACCACGTTACTACAAGAAGCAATCGATGCGATGGCAAAGCTTCCCCCTGACGATCAGAATGCCATTGCCGCACTGATTCTCCAAGAACTTGCCGACGAACAACGCTGGCAAGAAAGCTTTTCACGCTCGATCGACGTGCTGGCCAAATTAGCCGAAGAAGCAAAGCAAGAAATTCGCTCCGGCAAAGTGCGAAACGTGGGCTTCGACGAGCTATGAATTCCCGGGTTACCGAAGGGTTCGCGGCTCTTTTCTCAAAACTGCCGGATGCAGTAAAAGAACAAACACGAAAAAGCTATCATTTTTGGCGGCAGAACCCGGCGCATCCAAGTTTGCACTTCAAACGAATCGAGGGCCAAGAGCAACTTTATTCAGTGCGGGTTGGACTGGGATGGCGTGCAGTTGGACTGCTGGAAAACGATACAATCACGTGGCACTGGATTGGCTCGCACGCTGATTACGATAAACTTCTGAGGCGACACTGATGACTGCGACGCAAATGGATTGCCGGCCACTCACAATGATGGCATGACCGGCCGCTGAATTAGTGCGTCTTGCGGCGTTACAAGTTGCAGATTATTCAGCGGCCGAGGTTACGTTGATCACGCCCAGACTTCCGTGCATGGCCATTGCGTGATTTGCCATTGCCGAAAACGCTGTCGTGCTTTGTGCCATTGGAAAAAGCGCCCGTGGTGTCCGCATGGGCTTTGGCTTTTAAGTCCGCGGATGGGGAACCCGGAGCCGGCGGAGATTCCTCGATGGTCGAATGGTCGTGTGCGGTGCACTCCACGCTCAACTTGATACCGAACACGCGCTTAAAAAGTTTGGTGCGGCGACGAGCCCCCCACAAATCGACTTCCGGATTGAAGTCGGCGTGAACCAACAACTCCATTTGTTTTGCGCTGTGCGGACTGGGCTGGAGCGTAACATCTTTCACTTGCTGGCTGTGGCTGCGGTCTAATCCCCCGGCCAAACGCAAAATGGCCGCCAATTGTTCCACCCGCTGTTGATCATCAGGCGAAAGCTGCCGAAAATTCGCATGCTTTTGCTTGGGTCTCGCGCCACGGTGATAGCGGGCAATGTTGGCAATTAACTCCAACTCGCGCGGGCGGAAACCAGCCAGGCGGCTGTTCAAAATCAAATGATAACTGTGCTTATGGTGCTGATCGTAATTGATCAAGTAGCCCACATCTTGCAACCGCGCGGCCGCTTCCAATAGCGCGCGGTCATCCGGATTCAGTCGAAACCGTTCCGCCATTTGTTCGAAAATGCGGCCCGCCAGCCGTGCTACTTGCCGACCGTGCGCTAATTCGTATTCGCCGGTGCAGGCGGCGGCGAAACGGCTAATGGCTGCCTCGCGATCAGCCGGATTGGCGCTGGGCACGCCCAGCGTGTTGTCAATCATCGTGAGCAGCAAGCCATCGCGCACTCCGCGGCTGTGCACTTGCAACAAGTTGACATTGAATCGCCGCATCAGCCGATCGACCACGGCAATGCCGGCCACGATGATGTCGGCCCGATCGGGCGCTAACCCCGGCACTTGCCGACGGGCCTTCAACGGCATTTTCCGCAGCCGATCCAGCATGTGGCTCACTTCGGCCCGGGACAGCAAGTAACCGCGGGTCGGCAATCCGACTTGCTTCCGCGAAGCCATCATCATTTCGGCCATGCTGGTGAAGGTGCCGCCGGACCCGATGAGCAAATGCGGCGCGAAGAATTCGCGTTGGGCTTGCTTTTTCAAGGTGCGGTCGATGCTTTCGACCATGTGCTCGTAATCTTCGCCAACCATGCCGGGGCCGTTCCCATAAATTTCGGTCAGACGCACGGCGCCCAGCGAAGTGCTGGCAATGGATTCAATCACGTTGCCGCTGGCCAGTACAATTTCGGTGCTGCCGCCGCCAATATCGGCGACCACGACGTTTTTGCCAGTTAGATCAAACGCCCGTTGCACGCTGTAAAACGCCAGATGAGCTTCCAGATCGGAACTGATGACTTCCACGTCGATGCCGACTTCGTCCTTCACCCGGCGGCAGAATTCCGGCCCGTTGACCGCCTCGCGCACGGCACAGGTGGCAATGGTTTTTAGCTCCGCAACTTGGTATCCGGCGGCAATTTGTTTGAAGCGCCGCAAGGCAGCCAGGGTCAGCTCCACGGCTTGCGGATCGAGCGTGCCGGTGGAACTGAGCGTGCGGCCTAACCGCGTGGGTTCGCGCTCTTCGTCCAAAATGCGGTAACTGCCGCCGCGCAACGGGTCGGCCACCATGAGCCGCACGCTGTTGGAGCCAATGTCGATCGCCGCCAGCCGATGGGCTAAATCGGTCGACAGGAAAATTTGCTTGTCATCCATGCATGTTTTCCGGAAAGCGGGATGAAATTCGCAACAACCCCACTATATTCTAGGATAACACAAAGCCAGCGGGCCGACGACGCGAGTTGAACGAGGCGAGAAAACTGCCAATAATTTGGGGCCGATTGGGTCGCTGGGAATGGTGGATTGTTATTTTTCATCTAGTGGGCGAAATTGCATGAAGTTGTTGCGCGATTTGGTTTACGTGCCCGCTGCGGTCCGCGGCGGCGCCGTGGCCATTGGCAATTTTGACGGCGTGCACAAGGGGCATGCGCGCATTGTGGAACGCTTGCTCGCCGAGGCCCGCGAATGTGCCGGCCCGGTAGTCGTGTTCACTTTCGATCCGCACCCGGTGCGCCTATTGCGGCCGGAGCAAGCTCCACCGCCGCTGACGTGGACCGATCGCAAAGCGGAGTTATTGGCGGAACTCGGCATTCACACCACGATTGCTTATCCCACCGATGAAGCGCTGTTGCAGCTTTCGCCCGAACAGTTTTTCCAATACATCGTTTGCGATAAGCTCCAAGCCCGTGCGATGGTCGAGGGAACAAACTTTTTTTTCGGCCACCGTCGGGCCGGAAATATCGAAGTGTTGCGGCAACTGTGCGCAGGGCAGGGGATTCCACTGGAAGTGGTCGAGCCGGTGACGGTCGATGGCGCGCCGGTTTCCAGTTCTCGCGTGCGGCAATGCATTGCCGCTGGAAAAATTGACGAGGCCAATCGCATGCTGACGCGACCGTATCGAATTCGCGGCATGGTCCGGCACGGAGCGGCGCGGGGAGCAAAAATCGGCTTTCCCACTGCCAATGTGGATGCCATCGATACGCTGCTCCCCGGCGTGGGCGTGTATGCCGGCCGGTGCGAAGCGGAAGGCCGGGCCTGGCCGGCGGCCATTAGCGTGGGTCCTAATCCCACGTTCGGCGAGCAAACCCTGAAGGTGGAGGTGCATTTGATCGGCTTTCACGATTCGCTGTACGGCCAGCCGTTGGAGGTT contains the following coding sequences:
- a CDS encoding mechanosensitive ion channel domain-containing protein — protein: MDAIWLSAAICGTWKLCKRLAMSLACLLALGALALPTALAARGSGTTGSANSRSTTVAPAAAGSTANGVAGETGSVGGTSISQAQPAVAPPTSNGTPGNDSKTDADKSDAGNFTADAIAARIKELEAASDADQPDRAAQLELYRQALDDLKKTDAEKARITELEKQRIAAPYQLEIRQRESAAKSAGQTNTAPALPAGAPLDHWEQMLSSAEQDLETAQKTLAAKEKEKQRRAARRLEIPQAIAAARIKLDELHQAASDASAASPDTSAITQARHVARHARRLALESEIALAEKELQAYDATASELLSLEQDEAAQAVEEAQQRVAAWQEAVNTRREAEANQQVSEAHWAAAAAVPAIRQLAEDNSALADERQQLAKTVAQLAGERAAVLAKLSKVSDQFKQATDKLSATGLTESIGQMLLKQRSELGQVEADRHALRQRQDEISRVQLELFEFQEQQDDLRNLDSRVKEICGSLPTGTEVKPDDVHRLLDTKRKYLQALVEDDNSYFSALVDVDSKQRELLTKADAFRDYIDERVLWIRSTHPLSLGDVGKAVAAVAWSVKPANWWAALSELADGLRGNVFWSLLAIALFVPWVWAQRRLRQAILHWGQAPPVENSSHGHAALRRACQTAVATLLIAAVWPAMVWFVGWLLVGGTAGHGEFPEALGAALQTTACVLLPLLLIRQICRHDGLAQSHFGWPGDLLLALRRQLTWLAVFGTPAILIVTMLEAQSVDAWKDSLGRIAFIAGQLLAAGFVYAALKPPLGTLHRLMVLRSDTWTNRLALPMFFILLALPLALAALASAGYYYTALRLACRLQTTVWFILGLVTVHALASIWLTGVYRRLAIKAAARKINSLQPLHRHAGFAAGGSSPTLHPSAAISQPTYAIDEEKVDAQTHRLLHNLATLALVVGLCWVWFDMFPALQFFNQVTLWHDASDSNHPIDITLANLLAAGMIAALTIVGAGNLPSLLEIAVLERVAPDHGIRYALVAVTRYIIVVVGLALASAAIGIGWGKLQWLIAAMSFGLGFGLQEIFANFISGLIVLLERPIRIGDTVTVGDVTGTVSRIQMRATTIVDADRKELILPNKDLISGRLVNWTLTDSVIRLVVRVGVAYGSDTEQAQRLLLEVAARTPEVLKTPPPKAVFMGFGEKSLDFELRVFVGHVDALLPVRHQLNMAIDRSFHAARVELAFAQADTFVRHVEESQRALSQPAEQPKAA
- a CDS encoding bifunctional riboflavin kinase/FAD synthetase — translated: MKLLRDLVYVPAAVRGGAVAIGNFDGVHKGHARIVERLLAEARECAGPVVVFTFDPHPVRLLRPEQAPPPLTWTDRKAELLAELGIHTTIAYPTDEALLQLSPEQFFQYIVCDKLQARAMVEGTNFFFGHRRAGNIEVLRQLCAGQGIPLEVVEPVTVDGAPVSSSRVRQCIAAGKIDEANRMLTRPYRIRGMVRHGAARGAKIGFPTANVDAIDTLLPGVGVYAGRCEAEGRAWPAAISVGPNPTFGEQTLKVEVHLIGFHDSLYGQPLEVDFLARLRDIVQFASVEALKTQLAQDVTAAEKSFQQIENEQPRA
- a CDS encoding Ppx/GppA phosphatase family protein, with amino-acid sequence MDDKQIFLSTDLAHRLAAIDIGSNSVRLMVADPLRGGSYRILDEEREPTRLGRTLSSTGTLDPQAVELTLAALRRFKQIAAGYQVAELKTIATCAVREAVNGPEFCRRVKDEVGIDVEVISSDLEAHLAFYSVQRAFDLTGKNVVVADIGGGSTEIVLASGNVIESIASTSLGAVRLTEIYGNGPGMVGEDYEHMVESIDRTLKKQAQREFFAPHLLIGSGGTFTSMAEMMMASRKQVGLPTRGYLLSRAEVSHMLDRLRKMPLKARRQVPGLAPDRADIIVAGIAVVDRLMRRFNVNLLQVHSRGVRDGLLLTMIDNTLGVPSANPADREAAISRFAAACTGEYELAHGRQVARLAGRIFEQMAERFRLNPDDRALLEAAARLQDVGYLINYDQHHKHSYHLILNSRLAGFRPRELELIANIARYHRGARPKQKHANFRQLSPDDQQRVEQLAAILRLAGGLDRSHSQQVKDVTLQPSPHSAKQMELLVHADFNPEVDLWGARRRTKLFKRVFGIKLSVECTAHDHSTIEESPPAPGSPSADLKAKAHADTTGAFSNGTKHDSVFGNGKSRNGHARKSGRDQRNLGR
- a CDS encoding sodium-translocating pyrophosphatase, whose amino-acid sequence is MNRKPLPLLVLVLFVVGLLVGAMWLATGGAAHAQPQPGPPAPDTVGSPTATAEGSGIVLWEPLTSDKFSTVEKTLLLVNVGVALAGLLYALMLVGQVKKADQGTPRMQEIAHAVREGADAYLFKQFRVVGVLIVIITVALYFAAQSSGAPPEISWGRAIAFLVGSTFSAMVGFFGMRLATVGNLRVAAAARDSFGGALQLGYRTGTVTGMLTDGLGLLGGSIIFLAYGENAYQALLGFGFGGTLLALFMRVGGGIYTKAADVGADLVGKLEAGIPEDDPRNAATIADNVGDNVGDCAGMAADIFESYEVTIVAAMILGIASFGHKGVIFPLLVRAIGVVASIISTYSVKAGDKGTAAEAMKSVNRGFIIGSILSIVGFMGLGLLYLHFEPAYLQQYTQAVPGFPGATADNVTAGLPMWATFGVAGLDMRPAWTCLIGIILAVLLNKCTEYYTGTEYSPVKSLAKSCQTGHATNIIQGFAVGYESTVAAVLIIAAAIMASALVYSGTTPTFIAFGVAMCGIGMLTLTGNTISMDVFGPVADNANGIGEMGYDKAAMGEAKYKEARQTLADLDAVGNTTKAITKGIAIGSAVIAAVSLFSSFIVTIGSGGKGEDKGIPETVYHGVAAMLTVSNPTLFIGLLIGGAVPFLFSSMTIRAVGRAAFLIVKECRAQFRDKEIWEGKKKPNYGRVVAICTGEAQKELVGPGLLALFVPIIVGFGLGVIGLAGFLAGIIVSGQLLAVFMANAGGAWDNAKKTVEDEPRDMEKNTGKGSEKHKAAITGDTVGDPLKDTAGPAINPLIKVMNMVSLLIIALVLPYDKNAIGVLQGLGVTGLEVKPLDGFFWIAVVVSAVALIWAVWQSKRDTPEMADN